Within the Pseudomonas putida genome, the region GATGACCGGCGGCTTCTGCAGTTGCAGGACTTCAGCGGTGTAGTTCCACTCTTTCTGCGTGGCCGCTGCCGAATCGTTGAGCTTGGTGCCGTAGCTCGGCACGATCTCTTTGATCTTGGCTTGCCATTGCGGGGTGGCGACTTTGTCTTTGAACACGGTTTCCAGCACGTGCAGCATGATCGGCGCGGCGGTCGAGGCACCTGGCGATGCGCCCAGCAAGCCGGCGATGGTGCGGTCTTGCGAGGCCACCACTTCGGTACCCAGCTTGAGCACGCCGCCCTTGTCGGCGTCACGCTTGATGATCTGCACGCGCTGACCGGCCTGCCACAGCTTCCAGTCTTCCTTCTTGGCGTTCGGGAAGTAGGTGCGCAGCGCTTCGAAGCGGTCGTCGTCCGACAGCATCAGCTGGCCAGCGAGGTACTCGACCAGCGGGTACTGATCGATGCCGACCTTGGTCATCGGCCACACGTTGTGCATCGTGGTGCTGCTGAGCAGGTCCAGGTACGAACCGTTCTTCAGGAACTTGGTCGAGAAGGTGGCGAATGGCCCGAACAGGATCACACGCTTGCCGTCCAGCACACGGGTGTCCAGGTGCGGTACCGACATGGGTGGCGCGCCCGTCGAGGCGATGCCATAGGCCTTGGCCATGTGCTGCATGGCGATGGTCGGGTTCTCGGTCACCAGGAACGAACCGCCGACCGGGAAGCCTGCGTATTCCTTGGCTTCAGGAATGCCCGATTTCTGCAGCAGCTTCAGCGCGCCGCCGCCGGCACCGATGAACAGGAACTTGGCGTCGGTGGCCGACTCGGTTCCGTCCTTCAGGTTCTTGTACTCGACGTGCCAGGAGCCGTCTTCGTTGCGGGTGATGTCCTGGACTTCGCTGGACAGCTTCAAGGTGAAGTTGTCCTGGGTCTTCAGGTGGCCGACGAACTGGCGGGTGATCTCGCCGAAGTTGACGTCGGTGCCCAATGGCGTCCAGGTCACGGCCAGCTTCTGGTTCGGGTCGCGGCCTTCCATCATCAGCGGGACCCACTTGGCGATCTGCGCGTGGTCCTCCGAATACTCCATCGAGCGGAACAGCGGGCTCGCCTGCAGCGCGTCATAACGCTTCTTGAGGAACTTGATGTTGTCATCGCCCCACACGAAGCTCATGTGCGGAGTGGTGTTGATGAACGAATGCGGGTTCTTCAGCACGCCCTGACGGACCTGCCACGACCAGAACTGGCGGGAGATCTGGAAGGCTTCGTTGATTTCGATGGCCTTGGAGATGTTGACGTTGCCGTCTTTGTCTTCCGGGGTGTAGTTCAGCTCAGCCAGCGCGGAGTGGCCGGTGCCGGCGTTGTTCCAGCCGTTGGAGCTTTCTTCGGCGACGCCATCCAGGCGCTCGACCATTTCCATCGACCAGCTTGGCTCCAGCTCGTGCAGCCACACGGCCAGGGTGGAGCTCATGATGCCGCCGCCGACCAGCAGCACATCGACTTTTTTGGTTTCTGCGGCGTGCGCTTGCATGAAGCTCGCAGCGACAGCCAAACCCAGCAAGGTTTTGCCAGCTTTCTTGAACATTGATCAATTCCAGTCTGTAGAACGGAGGACGGGCCTGTGGCTGGCCCAGGTGCTTCGTGTTCTTGTGCGCAGGCTTTTTGTGATCATTGTTCAGCGGCTTAAAGAACCAGAAAACGACCCAGGCTTTTGTCGTATTGACCGACAGGGCTGAATCGTTTCGCTGATTGTATCTGAAATGCCAGCACAAACAAATTGCGAGCGCGTAAGCAAGGCGGCAGGTTGTCCCAGCGGCAGGTTGTCACGCCAAGCTTGCTGCGGCTGAGGCGGTTTTTCGATCGGGCCGCAGCCTGGCGCTCTGTTCCGGTCCGCCGGGCCCCGCCGCTAGCGGCACATGGCAAGGTCGTGCGATGGGGATTAGTCAGGCATAACGAAAAAGCCCCTGAAAACGCATCGTTTTCAGGGGCTTTTCTACTACATGTATGGCGGAGAGATAGGGATTTGAACCCTAGGTACTGTTGCCAGTACAACGGATTTCGAATCCGTCCCGTTCGACCACTCCGGCATCTCTCCAATGCCGCGCATCATACCAGCGAATTCTGAAAACGCAAACCTTTATTTTCAAAAAAATCGCGTGGTATCAGGCGCTTGCGTGAATGCGCCGCTTACAGCGGCACGCCCAGGCGCTTGGCAACTTCTTCGTAGGCTTCGATCACATCGCCCAGGCCCTGGCGGAAGCGGTCCTTGTCCATCTTCTTGCGGGTTTCTTTGTCCCACAGGCGGCAGCCGTCCGGGCTGAACTCGTCGCCCAGGACGATCTGGCCGTGGAATACACCGAACTCCAGCTTGAAGTCGACCAGCAGCAGGCCGGCGTCATCGAACAGTTTGTTCAGTACTTCGTTGACCTTCAGCGAAAGCTTCTTCATCTCTGCCAACTGCTCGGCAGTGCCCCAGCCGAACGCCACAACGTGGGATTCGTTGATGAACGGGTCGCCCTTCTCGTCGTTCTTCAGGAACAGTTCGAAGGTGGACGGCTCGAGCTTGATGCCCTCCTCCACGCCCAGACGCTTGACCAGGCTGCCGGCGGCATAGTTACGCACCACACACTCGACCGGGATCATGTCCAGCTTCTTGACCAGGCACTCGTTGTCGCCCAGCAGCTTGTCGAACTGGGTCGGCACGCCGGCTTCTTCGAGCTTCTGCATGATGAAGGCATTGAACTTGTTGTTCACCATGCCTTTACGGTCCAGTTGTTCGATGCGCTTGCCGTCGAACGCCGAGGTGTCGTTACGGAACAGCAGGATCAAGCGGTCGGCGTCGTCGGTCTTGTAAACCGATTTGGCCTTGCCGCGGTAGAGTTCTTCGCGTTTTTCCATGATTGGGCTCCGCTTGCTTGAGTGGGTGGGCTAGGCGATTTCGCGCCAGTCGAGCCCGTGTTCCTGATTCGCCACCTGGAGCCAGTCCGGGTCGCACCCAAGGGTGTCGACGAAGCACTGGCGGGCCAGATGTGGCAGGTTGTTCTTGCTGCTGAGGTGGGCCAGCACCAGGTGCTGCAGGTTGCTCCACCCCAACTCGTCCACCAGGCGCGCGGCCTGGTGGTTGTTCAAATGTCCTTGCATGCCGCCGACCCGCTGCTTGAGGAAGTACGGGTAGTGCCCGCGCGCCAGCATGTCGCGGCAATGATTGGCCTCGATCAGCAGTGCATCCAGGCCCTGATAGCGCTCAAGCAACAACGCGTCGTACGACCCCAGGTCGGTGAGCATGCCAAAGCGACGGCGACCGTCACTGATGACGTACTGCAGCGGCTCATAGGCATCATGCTCGACCCGCGCCGCACTCACCTGCAGGCTGCCGATATGCAGGCTGTCGCCACAAGCAAGAAAACCGGCCGCCTCCACCGGCTTGCGCATGCCGCGCAATGTGCCCTGGCTGAGGTAGACCGGTACATTGTAGCGCCGTGACAGCAACCCCACCCCATGCACATGGTCGGCATGTTCGTGGGTGACCAGCACGGCGCTCAGTTGAGACGCCTGCACCCCGAGCAGCGCCAGGCGCCGCTCGGTTTCACGCAGTGAAAACCCGCAATCGACCAGGATGAACGTGTCACCACTGGCGATCAGCGTGCCATTTCCCTGGCTGCCGCTTCCCAGTACCGCGAAGCGCACTTAACCCAGGTGGTCCTGAATGGCGCTCAGCACGCGGCGAGCGACATCGGGCGGGGCCACGGTGTTGATGTTCTTCTCGACGGTAACCTGCACGCTTTCGCCAACCTTGCTCAGGCGCACCTGGTAACGCTCGGCGCGGGCTTCAAGCTCTTCCTTGGTTGGCTCGCTGCCAAACATCCGGCTGAAGAAGCCAGGCTGGTTCTGCTTGTCGTCGGGCTTCTCGGACAGGTTGATGTAGTACAGGCCCAGGCTGCGGTTGATGTCTTCCACACGCCATTGACCGCCCTGCTCCAGGGCACGCCCCACACCGGACCAGGCGCGGTCCAGGTCGGCGCCGAGGAACAGCACCGGGTTGCCGCTACCGTCTTCACTCAGGCTGACGCGGCTCGGCGCATCGAAGTCGCGCGCAGCCAGCAAGGACACCGAACCGCCCTTCTCGGCGCTGCGGTTCATGCTGGCGAGCATTTCGTCGACCAGCAGCGCATCGGCGGCCGTGTTGCTGGACGTGGACGGGAACTCAGGCTCGGCAGTGCTGCCCGCCGGGCGCTC harbors:
- the mqo gene encoding malate dehydrogenase (quinone); translation: MFKKAGKTLLGLAVAASFMQAHAAETKKVDVLLVGGGIMSSTLAVWLHELEPSWSMEMVERLDGVAEESSNGWNNAGTGHSALAELNYTPEDKDGNVNISKAIEINEAFQISRQFWSWQVRQGVLKNPHSFINTTPHMSFVWGDDNIKFLKKRYDALQASPLFRSMEYSEDHAQIAKWVPLMMEGRDPNQKLAVTWTPLGTDVNFGEITRQFVGHLKTQDNFTLKLSSEVQDITRNEDGSWHVEYKNLKDGTESATDAKFLFIGAGGGALKLLQKSGIPEAKEYAGFPVGGSFLVTENPTIAMQHMAKAYGIASTGAPPMSVPHLDTRVLDGKRVILFGPFATFSTKFLKNGSYLDLLSSTTMHNVWPMTKVGIDQYPLVEYLAGQLMLSDDDRFEALRTYFPNAKKEDWKLWQAGQRVQIIKRDADKGGVLKLGTEVVASQDRTIAGLLGASPGASTAAPIMLHVLETVFKDKVATPQWQAKIKEIVPSYGTKLNDSAAATQKEWNYTAEVLQLQKPPVIDQSVETSTGASQPVESKPENDMAL
- the purC gene encoding phosphoribosylaminoimidazolesuccinocarboxamide synthase, with amino-acid sequence MEKREELYRGKAKSVYKTDDADRLILLFRNDTSAFDGKRIEQLDRKGMVNNKFNAFIMQKLEEAGVPTQFDKLLGDNECLVKKLDMIPVECVVRNYAAGSLVKRLGVEEGIKLEPSTFELFLKNDEKGDPFINESHVVAFGWGTAEQLAEMKKLSLKVNEVLNKLFDDAGLLLVDFKLEFGVFHGQIVLGDEFSPDGCRLWDKETRKKMDKDRFRQGLGDVIEAYEEVAKRLGVPL
- a CDS encoding MBL fold metallo-hydrolase — protein: MRFAVLGSGSQGNGTLIASGDTFILVDCGFSLRETERRLALLGVQASQLSAVLVTHEHADHVHGVGLLSRRYNVPVYLSQGTLRGMRKPVEAAGFLACGDSLHIGSLQVSAARVEHDAYEPLQYVISDGRRRFGMLTDLGSYDALLLERYQGLDALLIEANHCRDMLARGHYPYFLKQRVGGMQGHLNNHQAARLVDELGWSNLQHLVLAHLSSKNNLPHLARQCFVDTLGCDPDWLQVANQEHGLDWREIA